A window of the Patagioenas fasciata isolate bPatFas1 chromosome 32, bPatFas1.hap1, whole genome shotgun sequence genome harbors these coding sequences:
- the MCOLN1 gene encoding mucolipin-1 isoform X2 translates to MAAASESERLLGHGPGYGTAESPVLAEEEELRRRLKYFFMSPCDKYRARGRRPVKLGLQLAKILLVTVQLILFGLSNQMVVTFKEENTVAFKHLFLKGYVDGADDSYAVYTQRDLYDRVFYAVEKYLAIPNESIGRYAYARGDPGGNHSALLLCQQYYRKGRIDPANDTFNIDPKVVTDCLGVDPEDPQPLPPELERGYKNFTLKFHKLINVTIQFKLKAINIQTIINNEIPDCYTFTITITFDNKAHSGRVKIRLDNRADIKECKDPSVFGRGVTMVASVPKRCHQGTPGDRPAPLAGDNSFRLLFDVVVILVCSLSFVLCARSIVRGLMLQHEFCRFFRRRYDRGVGLSDRMEFLNGWYILLVISDVLTVLGTIMKIGIESKNFASYDVCSILLGTSTLLVWVGVIRYLTFFQKYNILIVTLRVALPNVIRFCCCVAVIYLGYCFCGWIVLGPYHVKFRSLSMVSECLFSLINGDDMFVTFAEMQQHSYLVWLFSQIYLYTFISLFIYMVLSLFIALITGSYETIKHQCEGDAPTSQLQTFIAQCTDTPKSGKFRRHSPPGCSVFCCCER, encoded by the exons atGGCGGCGGCGTCCG AAAGCGAGCGGCTGCTGGGCCACGGCCCCGGCTACGGCACGGCGGAGTCTCCGGTGctggcggaggaggaggagctgcGCCGCCGCCTCAAGTATTTCTTCATGAGCCCCTGCGATAAGTAccgggcgcggggccggcggccCGTCAAGCTGGGGCTGCAGTTGGCCAAGATCCTGCTTGTCACCGTCCAg CTCATCCTCTTTGGGCTCAGCAACCAGATGGTGGTGACATTCAAGGAGGAGAACACGGTGGCCTTCAAGCACCTTTTCCTCAAGGGCTACGTGGACGGCGCCGACGACTCCTACGCCGTCTACACCCAGCGCGATCTCTACGACCGCGTCTTCTACGCCGTGGAGAAG TACTTGGCCATTCCCAACGAGAGCATCGGGCGCTACGCCTACGCACGGGGGGACCCCGGGGGGAACCActcggcgctgctgctctgccagcagtaTTATCGCAAAGGACGCATCGACCCGGCCAACGACACCTTCAACATCGACCCCAAGGTTGTCACCG ACTGCCTGGGCGTGGATCCCGAGGACCCGCAGCCCCTTCCCCCCGAGCTGGAGCGCGGCTACAAGAACTTCACCCTCAAATTTCACAA GCTCATCAATGTCACCATCCAGTTCAAGTTGAAGGCCATCAACATCCAAACCATCATCAACAACGAGATCCCCGACTGTTACACCTTCACCATCACG ATCACGTTTGACAACAAGGCGCACAGCGGCCGGGTGAAAATCCGCCTGGACAACCGAGCCGACATCAAGGAGTGCAAAGACCCCAGCGTCTTCGGCCGAGGTGTGACAATGGTGGCGTCTGTCCCCAAGCGGTGCCACCAGGGGACACCGGGTGACCGTCCCGCTCCCCTTGCAGGTGACAACTCGTTCCGGCTGCTCTTTGACGTCGTTGTCATCCTGGTGTGCTCGTTGTCGTTCGTCCTCTGCGCGCGCTCCATCGTCCGGGGGTTGATGCTGCAGCAC GAATTCTGCCGCTTCTTCCGGCGCCGTTACGACCGCGGCGTGGGCCTGAGTGACCGCATGGAGTTCCTCAATGGCTGGTACATCCTCCTTGTCATCAGCGACGTCCTCACCGTGCTGGGCACCATCATGAAGATCGGCATCGAGTCCAAG AACTTTGCCAGCTACGATGTCTGCAGCATCTTGCTGGGCACGTCCACGTTGTTGGTCTGGGTGGGCGTCATCCGCTACCTCACCTTCTTCCAGAAGTACAAC ATCCTCATCGTCACCTTACGGGTGGCGCTTCCCAACGTCATCCGCTTCTGTTGCTGCGTGGCCGTCATCTACCTGGGCTACTGCTTCTGCGGGTGGATCGTCCTGGGGCCCTATCACGTCAAG TTCCGCTCGCTCTCCATGGTGTCCGAGTGTCTCTTCTCGCTCATTAATGGCGACGACATGTTTGTGACGTTCGCCGAGATGCAGCAGCACAGTTACCTGGTGTGGCTCTTCAGCCAAATCTACCTCTACACCTTCATCAGCCTCTTCATCTACATGGTGCTCAGCCTCTTCATCGCCCTCATCACCGGCTCCTACGAGACCATTAAG CACCAATGCGAGGGCGACGCACCCACATCCCAGCTCCAAACCTTCATCGCCCAGTGCACCgacacccccaaatccggcaAATTCCGCCGCCACAGCCCCCCCGGCTGCTCCGTCTTCTGCTGCTGCGAGCGGTGA
- the MCOLN1 gene encoding mucolipin-1 isoform X3 — protein MAAASESERLLGHGPGYGTAESPVLAEEEELRRRLKYFFMSPCDKYRARGRRPVKLGLQLAKILLVTVQLILFGLSNQMVVTFKEENTVAFKHLFLKGYVDGADDSYAVYTQRDLYDRVFYAVEKYLAIPNESIGRYAYARGDPGGNHSALLLCQQYYRKGRIDPANDTFNIDPKVVTDCLGVDPEDPQPLPPELERGYKNFTLKFHKLINVTIQFKLKAINIQTIINNEIPDCYTFTITITFDNKAHSGRVKIRLDNRADIKECKDPSVFGRGDNSFRLLFDVVVILVCSLSFVLCARSIVRGLMLQHEFCRFFRRRYDRGVGLSDRMEFLNGWYILLVISDVLTVLGTIMKIGIESKNFASYDVCSILLGTSTLLVWVGVIRYLTFFQKYNILIVTLRVALPNVIRFCCCVAVIYLGYCFCGWIVLGPYHVKFRSLSMVSECLFSLINGDDMFVTFAEMQQHSYLVWLFSQIYLYTFISLFIYMVLSLFIALITGSYETIKHQCEGDAPTSQLQTFIAQCTDTPKSGKFRRHSPPGCSVFCCCERAPLQDNALLVN, from the exons atGGCGGCGGCGTCCG AAAGCGAGCGGCTGCTGGGCCACGGCCCCGGCTACGGCACGGCGGAGTCTCCGGTGctggcggaggaggaggagctgcGCCGCCGCCTCAAGTATTTCTTCATGAGCCCCTGCGATAAGTAccgggcgcggggccggcggccCGTCAAGCTGGGGCTGCAGTTGGCCAAGATCCTGCTTGTCACCGTCCAg CTCATCCTCTTTGGGCTCAGCAACCAGATGGTGGTGACATTCAAGGAGGAGAACACGGTGGCCTTCAAGCACCTTTTCCTCAAGGGCTACGTGGACGGCGCCGACGACTCCTACGCCGTCTACACCCAGCGCGATCTCTACGACCGCGTCTTCTACGCCGTGGAGAAG TACTTGGCCATTCCCAACGAGAGCATCGGGCGCTACGCCTACGCACGGGGGGACCCCGGGGGGAACCActcggcgctgctgctctgccagcagtaTTATCGCAAAGGACGCATCGACCCGGCCAACGACACCTTCAACATCGACCCCAAGGTTGTCACCG ACTGCCTGGGCGTGGATCCCGAGGACCCGCAGCCCCTTCCCCCCGAGCTGGAGCGCGGCTACAAGAACTTCACCCTCAAATTTCACAA GCTCATCAATGTCACCATCCAGTTCAAGTTGAAGGCCATCAACATCCAAACCATCATCAACAACGAGATCCCCGACTGTTACACCTTCACCATCACG ATCACGTTTGACAACAAGGCGCACAGCGGCCGGGTGAAAATCCGCCTGGACAACCGAGCCGACATCAAGGAGTGCAAAGACCCCAGCGTCTTCGGCCGAG GTGACAACTCGTTCCGGCTGCTCTTTGACGTCGTTGTCATCCTGGTGTGCTCGTTGTCGTTCGTCCTCTGCGCGCGCTCCATCGTCCGGGGGTTGATGCTGCAGCAC GAATTCTGCCGCTTCTTCCGGCGCCGTTACGACCGCGGCGTGGGCCTGAGTGACCGCATGGAGTTCCTCAATGGCTGGTACATCCTCCTTGTCATCAGCGACGTCCTCACCGTGCTGGGCACCATCATGAAGATCGGCATCGAGTCCAAG AACTTTGCCAGCTACGATGTCTGCAGCATCTTGCTGGGCACGTCCACGTTGTTGGTCTGGGTGGGCGTCATCCGCTACCTCACCTTCTTCCAGAAGTACAAC ATCCTCATCGTCACCTTACGGGTGGCGCTTCCCAACGTCATCCGCTTCTGTTGCTGCGTGGCCGTCATCTACCTGGGCTACTGCTTCTGCGGGTGGATCGTCCTGGGGCCCTATCACGTCAAG TTCCGCTCGCTCTCCATGGTGTCCGAGTGTCTCTTCTCGCTCATTAATGGCGACGACATGTTTGTGACGTTCGCCGAGATGCAGCAGCACAGTTACCTGGTGTGGCTCTTCAGCCAAATCTACCTCTACACCTTCATCAGCCTCTTCATCTACATGGTGCTCAGCCTCTTCATCGCCCTCATCACCGGCTCCTACGAGACCATTAAG CACCAATGCGAGGGCGACGCACCCACATCCCAGCTCCAAACCTTCATCGCCCAGTGCACCgacacccccaaatccggcaAATTCCGCCGCCACAGCCCCCCCGGCTGCTCCGTCTTCTGCTGCTGCGAGCG GGCTCCTCTGCAGGACAACGCGCTGCTGGTCAATTGA
- the MCOLN1 gene encoding mucolipin-1 isoform X1: protein MAAASESERLLGHGPGYGTAESPVLAEEEELRRRLKYFFMSPCDKYRARGRRPVKLGLQLAKILLVTVQLILFGLSNQMVVTFKEENTVAFKHLFLKGYVDGADDSYAVYTQRDLYDRVFYAVEKYLAIPNESIGRYAYARGDPGGNHSALLLCQQYYRKGRIDPANDTFNIDPKVVTDCLGVDPEDPQPLPPELERGYKNFTLKFHKLINVTIQFKLKAINIQTIINNEIPDCYTFTITITFDNKAHSGRVKIRLDNRADIKECKDPSVFGRGVTMVASVPKRCHQGTPGDRPAPLAGDNSFRLLFDVVVILVCSLSFVLCARSIVRGLMLQHEFCRFFRRRYDRGVGLSDRMEFLNGWYILLVISDVLTVLGTIMKIGIESKNFASYDVCSILLGTSTLLVWVGVIRYLTFFQKYNILIVTLRVALPNVIRFCCCVAVIYLGYCFCGWIVLGPYHVKFRSLSMVSECLFSLINGDDMFVTFAEMQQHSYLVWLFSQIYLYTFISLFIYMVLSLFIALITGSYETIKHQCEGDAPTSQLQTFIAQCTDTPKSGKFRRHSPPGCSVFCCCERAPLQDNALLVN, encoded by the exons atGGCGGCGGCGTCCG AAAGCGAGCGGCTGCTGGGCCACGGCCCCGGCTACGGCACGGCGGAGTCTCCGGTGctggcggaggaggaggagctgcGCCGCCGCCTCAAGTATTTCTTCATGAGCCCCTGCGATAAGTAccgggcgcggggccggcggccCGTCAAGCTGGGGCTGCAGTTGGCCAAGATCCTGCTTGTCACCGTCCAg CTCATCCTCTTTGGGCTCAGCAACCAGATGGTGGTGACATTCAAGGAGGAGAACACGGTGGCCTTCAAGCACCTTTTCCTCAAGGGCTACGTGGACGGCGCCGACGACTCCTACGCCGTCTACACCCAGCGCGATCTCTACGACCGCGTCTTCTACGCCGTGGAGAAG TACTTGGCCATTCCCAACGAGAGCATCGGGCGCTACGCCTACGCACGGGGGGACCCCGGGGGGAACCActcggcgctgctgctctgccagcagtaTTATCGCAAAGGACGCATCGACCCGGCCAACGACACCTTCAACATCGACCCCAAGGTTGTCACCG ACTGCCTGGGCGTGGATCCCGAGGACCCGCAGCCCCTTCCCCCCGAGCTGGAGCGCGGCTACAAGAACTTCACCCTCAAATTTCACAA GCTCATCAATGTCACCATCCAGTTCAAGTTGAAGGCCATCAACATCCAAACCATCATCAACAACGAGATCCCCGACTGTTACACCTTCACCATCACG ATCACGTTTGACAACAAGGCGCACAGCGGCCGGGTGAAAATCCGCCTGGACAACCGAGCCGACATCAAGGAGTGCAAAGACCCCAGCGTCTTCGGCCGAGGTGTGACAATGGTGGCGTCTGTCCCCAAGCGGTGCCACCAGGGGACACCGGGTGACCGTCCCGCTCCCCTTGCAGGTGACAACTCGTTCCGGCTGCTCTTTGACGTCGTTGTCATCCTGGTGTGCTCGTTGTCGTTCGTCCTCTGCGCGCGCTCCATCGTCCGGGGGTTGATGCTGCAGCAC GAATTCTGCCGCTTCTTCCGGCGCCGTTACGACCGCGGCGTGGGCCTGAGTGACCGCATGGAGTTCCTCAATGGCTGGTACATCCTCCTTGTCATCAGCGACGTCCTCACCGTGCTGGGCACCATCATGAAGATCGGCATCGAGTCCAAG AACTTTGCCAGCTACGATGTCTGCAGCATCTTGCTGGGCACGTCCACGTTGTTGGTCTGGGTGGGCGTCATCCGCTACCTCACCTTCTTCCAGAAGTACAAC ATCCTCATCGTCACCTTACGGGTGGCGCTTCCCAACGTCATCCGCTTCTGTTGCTGCGTGGCCGTCATCTACCTGGGCTACTGCTTCTGCGGGTGGATCGTCCTGGGGCCCTATCACGTCAAG TTCCGCTCGCTCTCCATGGTGTCCGAGTGTCTCTTCTCGCTCATTAATGGCGACGACATGTTTGTGACGTTCGCCGAGATGCAGCAGCACAGTTACCTGGTGTGGCTCTTCAGCCAAATCTACCTCTACACCTTCATCAGCCTCTTCATCTACATGGTGCTCAGCCTCTTCATCGCCCTCATCACCGGCTCCTACGAGACCATTAAG CACCAATGCGAGGGCGACGCACCCACATCCCAGCTCCAAACCTTCATCGCCCAGTGCACCgacacccccaaatccggcaAATTCCGCCGCCACAGCCCCCCCGGCTGCTCCGTCTTCTGCTGCTGCGAGCG GGCTCCTCTGCAGGACAACGCGCTGCTGGTCAATTGA